TAGAAGCTGCCAAAAGTCTTATGAGCAAAAAGGTAAAACTTATAAAAGTAGTTGTGAAAGCAGGTTATCGTGTGCTGCTGTATGATGAAAAACAAAAGAATTTAAAACCCTAAAAGAGTGAAAAATGAAAAGAGCGGATTATTTGTTTTTTTTAATAAGCTGGATGCTGATTTGCGTTTCAGTTTATCCTCAGCCAACCGGAAAAGGAAATATCTTTTACGAAGACCAGTATTCGAATCTGCAGATCGGCTTCTCCAAAACCACAAGCATTGTTTTCCCTTATGCAATCAAGAGCATTGATAAAGGGAGCACAGATGTGCTGGTGCAGAAAGCAAAAGGAGTAGAGAATATACTTCTTGTAAAGGCAGCCACGCAGAACTTTTTCCAAACTAATCTAACAGTTATAACTTCTGACTCACGATTATATGTGTTTGTGCTGAATTATGATGAGGGCTGCCCAGACTTAAATATTATGGCAGAAAACGGAACTGCTGTTAATAAAGATGTTCTGTTTTCACTTGAGAACGAGAATCAGAAAAAAATTGAGGAGGGAGCCATGCTTGCTTTATCAAAAAAGAAAAAAGTTAGCGGAGTTAAACGTTCAAAGTTTCAGATCAGTCTACAAGTCAGTGGTATTTTTATAAGTCAAGATATTTTGTATTTCAGGATAGTATTTGAGAATAAATCGAAAATAAACTATGACATCGACCAGTTGCGTTTTTTTATAAGAGACCAGAAAAAATCAAAGCGGACGGCCTCACAGGAAATTGAAATTGTGCCGCTATACACAACTTCGACTTCTCAGGTGATACCCGATAAGTCTCAGGTTGTAAAAGTATATGTCCTTGACAAATTTACCATTCCTGAGAAAAAATACTTCACAATTGAGATCATTGAAAAGAACGGCGGAAGACACTTGAATCTTGATATTAAAAATCTGACAGATAAAATGCTATCAATGTAGCTCGGGTTTAAAACATATATATAGCAGTAAAATGACAATCGACTTAAATGACAGTGAAATGATGTTGGGTTACACCCAGGAAATGGCTTATCTCGGATACACGTATGTTGCCTTTAATATTGATCATATTAATAATAGTAATACGCTTGAGTTTTTTCGTGGTTCGCAGGACGCAGAAGAATATTGTATTGCAATGACTAATGATGCAGAATACTTTGTGACACTGCCTGTAAATTCGCTGATAATTGACTTAAATGCGCTTATGAATAGCGGAATTGACCTTTCTTCTAATGAGGCGATTGAGATAACTGGTTTTGCCAGGGACGAAAGACAAAGGAAAGAATTTGTAGAAAATAATTTAAATGAAAACGCAATGAATGAGAAAAATTTAGAATACCTGAAAGACCAGTTAAAATATACTGGGTTTGGAGAAACGTTCGATGCTGAACTGCGAGAGAACATAATGAAGGGAGATAAGGATTTTAAAATCATGCACACCGGCATTATGAACAATGGTCTGCCAAATAAGGATACCTTAACTGTAGAATTAAATTTCAAAAGGTCTGAGCAGACAGATATGTACTTTTTTAATTCCTATCACGTCAATCTTCAGAAAGAAGAAAACAAACCTGGTCTGGAACAGACTTTTTACATCAACAAAGACGGCTCCAGCATTACAATGAAAGAGGCTTATAATCTGATGGAAGGCAGATCTGTCAATAAAGATCTTAAAAATAAAGAAGGAGAGAGCTATAATTGCTGGCTGAAGATCGACTTTAAACAATCTGACAATGGTAATTTTAAGCTAAACCAATACCATCATAACTACGGGTATGATTTGGAAGCAAGTCTGGCAAAACATTCAATCAAAGAGCTCAATACTCCGCAGTATAAAGAAGACCTTTTGAATTCCCTTAAAAAAGGAAATCTTCAGTCAGCGACCTTCGTAGTTAGCGGTGTCGAAAGCAAAATGTATGTGGAGGCAAATCCCCAATTTAAGACTGTCAATGTTTATGATGCAAATCTTCAGAGAATCAACCATAGAGAGAGCAAGGAAGAGAAGAAGGCTGAATCTCAAAAAGAATCAGTTTCTAAAGATCACAAACAGAGTCCAGATTCAGATGAAGGGGATTCAGGGAAGAAAGATAATAAAGTAAAGAAAAGAAAATCTCCTTCACTTTAAAATTATGGAAACTTTAAAGCCTTTATCGGATTTTTTCACCGCAATAAAGAATGATTATCGGATCAGTCCAATGCATATTGCCATTTATGCGGCTTTACTGCAGTTCAGATCCGTTAAGGGCTTTATTAATCCAATTTTTGTATTCAGCTCGGAGATTATTGTTATTGCCAAAGTTTCCTCTGCAAATACATATCATAAATGTATCCAAGAGCTTCACCAATATGGATACTTAAAATATAAACCATCCTTTAAGAAAACACGAGGGAGTGAAATATATTTTTTGTTTTCAGCCGATGCGGACATCTAAAGGTTCTGCTAGTAATAACTTTTATACTTAAAGGATGAATGAATTTGTGACCAAGGAAGACTTAAAAGAGTTTGGTCTTCTTCTGCTTGATAAAATACAAGCCGTATTTAAAGATAAGGATTCTGGAGGGAAAGAAAATTTGGAACCAGAGTGGATAAGAAGCAAGTCTGTGAGAAAACTGCTTGATATTTCAGCAGGTTCTGTACAGAATCTTAGGATAAGCCAAAAAGTCCGTTTCAAAAAAGTGTTTGGCTCGTATTACTACAATAAGGAAGATCTTCAAAAACTATTTGATGATGAAACAAAACAATAGATTAAAAGAAAGAAACATTATGGATTACATCTCATTGTATATTGATGATCCGCAACTGAACGTCTGGCATTTGTCGATCTTAATAGCAATATTAGGATTGGGGTACAGGCAGGGGCAGAGGAGAAGGATTAAAGTAAGCCGCAGCAAGATTATGGAGCTGTCACATGTGAATACGCTGCCCACTTATCATAAGTATTTTAAACAGCTCCAGGATTTAGGATACATAAAGTACACCCCATCTTATCATCCGGGCTATAAGAGCGAAGTTAAACTATATAGAAAGAGGCTATCTCAAAATTTGAGATAGCCTCTTTTCTGTTGAATATATTTAAATTATTGATCAAGAAGAAATGTTATATTTCTGTTTGATAGCTTGTATTTCTTTTTCCAGTCTTGTGAGAACCGCAAGGTCTGGTTTAGATATTTTGGACTCATTCTTGTTTAGCTTTTTATTCAGAATGGACATTTCACGTCCAATAGTCGCCTGCTCTGTGATAGCGTATGCTTCGGTCTGTTTTACTGATGCATGGCCGAGCAGTTCTTTAACTACGTTTATAGGAACGTTGTTATTGAGGGTTACTGTGCTTCCGAAAGTCCTGCGGGCCATATGTGTGTTGAGCGTAAAAGGAAAACCGCACAATACAGCAATTTCTTTCAGGTACTCATTCATTTTCTGGTTGGATGAAACAGGAAGCACGGTTCCACGCTGCATACATAGGGGGTGCTCTTTATATTTTTCAACTATTTTCAGTGCGTGGGGAAGAAGAGGAAC
This is a stretch of genomic DNA from Flavobacterium endoglycinae. It encodes these proteins:
- the traN gene encoding conjugative transposon protein TraN, producing MKRADYLFFLISWMLICVSVYPQPTGKGNIFYEDQYSNLQIGFSKTTSIVFPYAIKSIDKGSTDVLVQKAKGVENILLVKAATQNFFQTNLTVITSDSRLYVFVLNYDEGCPDLNIMAENGTAVNKDVLFSLENENQKKIEEGAMLALSKKKKVSGVKRSKFQISLQVSGIFISQDILYFRIVFENKSKINYDIDQLRFFIRDQKKSKRTASQEIEIVPLYTTSTSQVIPDKSQVVKVYVLDKFTIPEKKYFTIEIIEKNGGRHLNLDIKNLTDKMLSM
- a CDS encoding DNA-binding protein; amino-acid sequence: MNEFVTKEDLKEFGLLLLDKIQAVFKDKDSGGKENLEPEWIRSKSVRKLLDISAGSVQNLRISQKVRFKKVFGSYYYNKEDLQKLFDDETKQ